A genomic region of Pseudomonas sp. MPC6 contains the following coding sequences:
- a CDS encoding 50S ribosomal protein L11 methyltransferase, whose product MIAPLDLQQALAGLLGDAQLVACALPDTELKLWLIDGDKMDRAFSPEETRRILHEPPYWSFCWASGLAVAHYLTEFPEWVKGKRVLDFGAGSGVAGIAAVKAGALEVVACDLDPLAIAACRANAELNEVQLSYSTDFFAEADRFDLILVADVLYDRANLPLLDEFLSRGREALVADSRVRDFRHPLYRRIEMLEAMTLPDLAEPEEFRHVSLYHARRG is encoded by the coding sequence ATGATTGCACCGCTCGACCTGCAACAGGCGTTGGCCGGACTGCTCGGTGATGCACAGCTGGTGGCTTGTGCCTTGCCGGATACCGAACTGAAGCTTTGGCTGATCGACGGCGACAAGATGGACCGCGCCTTCAGCCCGGAAGAAACCCGGCGGATTCTGCATGAGCCGCCGTACTGGAGTTTCTGCTGGGCCAGCGGGCTGGCGGTGGCCCACTATCTGACTGAATTCCCTGAATGGGTCAAAGGCAAGCGGGTGCTGGATTTCGGCGCCGGTTCCGGGGTGGCGGGGATTGCCGCCGTCAAGGCCGGGGCGCTGGAAGTGGTGGCGTGCGACCTGGATCCGCTGGCAATCGCCGCGTGTCGGGCGAATGCCGAACTCAATGAGGTACAGCTCAGCTACTCGACGGATTTTTTTGCCGAGGCGGATCGGTTCGATCTGATTCTGGTGGCCGATGTGCTGTATGACCGGGCGAATCTGCCGCTGCTCGACGAGTTCCTGAGCCGCGGCCGGGAAGCGTTGGTGGCGGATTCGCGGGTGAGGGATTTTCGTCATCCGCTGTATCGGCGCATCGAGATGCTGGAGGCGATGACCTTGCCCGATCTAGCCGAGCCTGAAGAGTTCCGGCATGTGAGCCTGTATCACGCGCGGCGCGGCTAA